One Pseudomonas sp. B21_DOA genomic window, TGCCGTCCTTCATCACCGCGACTTTATCGCCCAGGGTCATCGCTTCGATCTGGTCGTGGGTCACGTAGACCGTGGTGGTTTTCAGGCGCTGGTGCATCAGTTTCATTTCGGTGCGCATCTCGACGCGCAGCTTGGCGTCGAGGTTGGACAGGGTTCGTCGAACAGGTAGATCTTCGGCCGCCGCGCCAGAGCACGGCCCATCGCCACGCGCTGTTGCTGACCACCGGAGAGCTGGCCCGGCTTGCGATTGAGCAGGTGTTCGATCTGCAACAGCTTGGCCACGCGGGCGACTTCTTCGTCGATCGCTGCCTGCGGCATCTTGCGAATCTTCAGGCCGAACTCGATGTTCTCGCGCACGCTCATGGTCGGATACAGCGCGTAGGACTGGAACACCATGGCGATGTCGCGATCCTTGGGGCTCATGCCGCTGACGTCCTGGTCACCGATCATGATCGCGCCGCCGGTGATGGTTTCCAGCCCGGCGATGCAGTTCATCAAGGTCGATTTGCCGCAGCCCGACGGGCCGACAAGGATCAGGAATTCACCGTCCTTGATCGACAGTTCGATGTTCTTCAGGGTGTCCGGCAGGCCGGCCCCGTAGGTCTTGTTTACGTTGCGAAGTTCAAGCGTAGCCATGATTACCCCTTGACCGCGCCGGCCGTCAGCCCGCGCACGAAATACTTGCCTGCGACCACATAGACCAGCAGGGTCGGCAGGCCGGCGATCATCGCCGCTGCCATATCCACGTTGTATTCCTTGGCGCCGGTGCTGGTGTTGACCAGGTTATTGAGCGCCACGGTGATCGGTTGCGAATCACCACTGGAGAACACGACCCCGAAGAGGAAGTCGTTCCAGATCTGGGTGAACTGCCAGATCAGGCAGACCATGATGATCGGCGTCGACATCGGCAGAATGATGCGGCGGAAAATCGTGAAGAACCCCGCGCCATCCAGACGCGCAGCCTTGACCAGCGCATCGGGAATGCTCACGTAGTAGTTGCGGAAGAACAGCGTGGTGAACGCCAGACCGTAGACCACGTGCACGAACACCAGGCCGGTGGTGGTGCTCGCCAGGCCCATCTTGCCGAGGGTGAACGAGGCCGGCAGCAGCACGGTCTGGAAGGGCAGGAAGCAGCCGAACAGCAGCAGACCGAAGAACAACTGCGAACCACGGAAGCGCCACATCGACAGCACATAACCGTTCAATGCACCGATGGCGGTGGAGATGA contains:
- a CDS encoding carbohydrate ABC transporter permease — encoded protein: MTSLAAKPAISLSRIAIYAVLILAVFLYLVPLVVMLLTSFKTPEDISTGNLLSWPTVVSGIGWVKAWATVDGYFWNSIKITVPAVIISTAIGALNGYVLSMWRFRGSQLFFGLLLFGCFLPFQTVLLPASFTLGKMGLASTTTGLVFVHVVYGLAFTTLFFRNYYVSIPDALVKAARLDGAGFFTIFRRIILPMSTPIIMVCLIWQFTQIWNDFLFGVVFSSGDSQPITVALNNLVNTSTGAKEYNVDMAAAMIAGLPTLLVYVVAGKYFVRGLTAGAVKG